From a region of the Methylomonas rapida genome:
- a CDS encoding cold-shock protein, with translation MSAQVEGKVKWFNDEKGFGFIEQEGGKDVFVHFSAINGSGRKTLKEGQKVTMEVTNGQKGPQAENVNPL, from the coding sequence ATGTCAGCACAAGTAGAAGGCAAAGTAAAATGGTTCAACGATGAAAAAGGCTTCGGCTTCATCGAGCAAGAAGGCGGCAAGGATGTATTCGTACATTTCAGCGCAATCAACGGCAGCGGCCGTAAAACCTTGAAAGAAGGCCAAAAAGTCACTATGGAAGTGACCAACGGCCAAAAAGGTCCACAAGCTGAAAACGTGAACCCTTTATAA
- a CDS encoding cation:proton antiporter, with protein MNLDVFLSLFSLMLISLAVFILSKKLKLPYTVLLVIAGSLLVPISHIDFFSFITSFELTPELLFFVFLPILIFESAYNMNIRHLLENIYSIGLLAVAGLLVSVLFIGFGGQYIFEFAGYHIPILALLLFGAIISSTDPVAVLALFKEYGAPQRLTLIFEGESLFNDATSFAAFLIALDLMTHGYQGPDSAVSGLISFLTMLGGGLVFGLFMGFLFAKLIEKVHGNEHLEITLTLLVAHFTFILTEVISEHLYIAGQQIRLSSIIATLIASMVIGNFGRYKMSPHVEEYMEQFWGYFAFVTNSLVFILMGLLFASLAIDLNVAIWLILLAIATVVISRGLAVYPLLWLLNLLGKERPIPRNWMHLLAWGSLRGSLAIVMVLLIPNDLSIEGWNLDFTVKQFIAAVTIGCIYFTLLVKATTIGKVMHVLGIDALTAMEQVGYHKSKAQIYDKSLMKLDELLQNQHIDQNQHADLRQRYQSLYQLACLDYKTAIGDSSIMIENMLRTYALGIEKEELKELLLKEEIEEKTYKKITNMLSIQTERIKRGQEQVKSVDEHFPIDSLEKLVLMVSRLAFWRDHSFKPEELYCYYRALHKIAGRVVGELGTLEGSGLSQVFDDQVVLDRILTLYRAFQANTWKKMQAILSQNSESLSRLNQSTANQSLNAVQMDTLDKLHKNEIITSKLYIMLRHELEQNKR; from the coding sequence ATGAATCTCGACGTGTTTTTATCCCTGTTCAGCTTGATGCTGATCTCTCTGGCAGTGTTTATCCTGTCAAAAAAGCTCAAACTACCCTATACCGTACTCCTGGTAATCGCCGGCTCCTTACTGGTCCCGATTTCGCATATCGATTTTTTCTCGTTCATCACCAGCTTCGAATTGACGCCGGAGCTGCTGTTCTTCGTGTTTTTGCCCATTCTGATTTTTGAATCGGCCTATAACATGAACATCCGGCATCTGCTGGAGAACATCTATTCGATAGGCTTGCTGGCCGTGGCCGGATTATTGGTTTCGGTATTGTTCATCGGTTTTGGCGGCCAATACATTTTCGAGTTTGCCGGTTATCACATCCCGATTTTGGCGCTGCTGTTGTTCGGCGCCATCATCTCTTCGACCGACCCGGTCGCGGTTCTGGCGCTGTTCAAGGAATACGGCGCTCCGCAGCGCCTGACCTTGATTTTTGAAGGCGAAAGCTTGTTCAACGACGCCACCTCGTTCGCCGCCTTCCTGATCGCCCTGGACCTGATGACCCATGGCTATCAAGGCCCAGATTCGGCGGTGAGCGGCTTGATTTCGTTCCTGACCATGCTCGGCGGCGGTTTGGTGTTTGGTTTGTTCATGGGCTTTTTGTTCGCCAAACTGATCGAAAAGGTGCACGGCAACGAACATCTGGAAATCACGCTAACACTGCTGGTCGCCCACTTCACCTTCATTCTGACCGAAGTCATTTCCGAGCATTTATACATCGCCGGCCAACAAATCCGCCTGTCCTCCATCATCGCCACCTTGATCGCCTCCATGGTGATCGGCAATTTCGGTCGTTACAAAATGTCGCCCCACGTCGAAGAATACATGGAGCAATTCTGGGGCTATTTCGCCTTTGTCACCAACTCCTTGGTCTTCATATTGATGGGATTGTTGTTCGCCAGCCTGGCCATCGACCTGAATGTGGCGATCTGGCTGATCCTGCTGGCCATCGCTACCGTGGTCATCAGCCGTGGCCTGGCGGTATATCCCTTGTTGTGGCTGTTGAACCTGCTGGGCAAGGAACGTCCGATACCGCGCAACTGGATGCATCTTCTGGCCTGGGGCAGCTTGCGCGGATCACTGGCTATCGTGATGGTGTTGCTGATTCCGAACGACCTGTCCATAGAAGGCTGGAATCTGGATTTCACTGTCAAACAGTTCATCGCCGCCGTCACGATAGGCTGCATTTACTTTACCCTGCTGGTCAAAGCGACGACTATAGGCAAGGTCATGCATGTGCTGGGCATCGACGCCCTGACCGCGATGGAACAGGTCGGCTACCACAAGAGCAAGGCGCAAATTTACGATAAATCCCTGATGAAGCTCGATGAGTTATTGCAAAACCAGCACATCGACCAGAACCAGCATGCCGATTTGCGCCAGCGCTACCAGAGCCTGTATCAATTGGCCTGCCTGGACTATAAAACCGCCATTGGCGACTCCAGCATCATGATCGAGAACATGCTGAGAACCTATGCGCTGGGTATCGAAAAAGAGGAATTGAAAGAGCTGTTGCTGAAAGAGGAAATCGAGGAAAAAACCTATAAAAAGATCACCAACATGCTGAGCATCCAGACGGAACGCATCAAACGCGGCCAGGAACAAGTCAAATCGGTGGACGAGCATTTTCCGATCGATAGCTTGGAAAAGCTGGTGTTAATGGTTTCCCGCCTGGCATTTTGGCGCGATCACAGCTTCAAGCCGGAAGAGTTGTATTGCTACTACCGCGCCCTGCACAAAATCGCCGGCAGAGTCGTGGGAGAGCTTGGCACGCTCGAAGGTTCCGGCCTCAGCCAGGTCTTTGACGACCAAGTCGTGCTGGATAGAATCCTGACCCTGTATCGCGCCTTTCAGGCCAATACCTGGAAGAAAATGCAAGCGATACTCAGCCAAAACAGCGAGTCGTTGAGCCGGCTGAATCAGTCGACGGCCAATCAATCGCTGAATGCGGTGCAGATGGATACGCTGGATAAACTGCATAAAAATGAAATCATCACCAGCAAGCTTTACATCATGCTGCGCCATGAACTGGAGCAGAACAAGCGTTGA
- a CDS encoding DUF805 domain-containing protein, whose translation MLRYDRTRYIALGLSSLLNAALLIYLLELPTDSWPEDYAKRLYWLLAGGLALFGATAMIKRARDIGSSAWGILLGFLFAPPFMLLVGLVLSFIPSNPDVDTLMPSPPAASPKIWLAGAALVLLPWLTVLSIPNLLGLCC comes from the coding sequence ATGTTGCGCTACGACCGAACTCGCTATATCGCCTTGGGCTTGTCCAGTCTGTTGAACGCCGCACTGCTGATCTACCTGCTGGAACTTCCTACCGACAGCTGGCCAGAGGATTATGCCAAACGCTTGTACTGGCTACTGGCCGGCGGACTGGCTTTGTTTGGTGCTACGGCGATGATCAAACGTGCTCGCGACATCGGCTCGTCGGCCTGGGGAATTTTGTTGGGATTTTTATTTGCGCCACCCTTCATGCTGCTGGTGGGCTTGGTGTTGAGTTTCATCCCCAGCAATCCGGATGTCGACACACTGATGCCTTCGCCACCAGCGGCATCGCCCAAGATTTGGCTAGCTGGAGCCGCGCTAGTGCTGTTACCGTGGCTAACGGTACTCTCAATTCCAAATTTGCTCGGGCTATGCTGTTGA
- a CDS encoding lipocalin family protein, which translates to MKKLNLAMVLLALASPCFADVPLQSIQDVQGSWKLEYTKKSANSQETIKREDTWTFNAGKVSITHIPREGTYYDQSPVNYEVEDGKLKVSILGRSDKFDVFSLVEKDDKTMTLKGKFGDIYHFNKK; encoded by the coding sequence ATGAAAAAATTAAATTTGGCGATGGTTTTACTGGCGTTGGCCAGCCCATGTTTTGCCGATGTTCCGCTGCAATCCATTCAGGACGTGCAAGGTAGTTGGAAGCTTGAATACACCAAAAAATCGGCAAATTCCCAGGAAACCATCAAACGGGAAGATACCTGGACGTTTAACGCTGGCAAAGTCTCCATCACCCATATTCCACGGGAAGGAACGTATTACGATCAATCGCCGGTCAATTACGAAGTGGAAGACGGCAAATTGAAAGTTTCCATTTTAGGCAGGTCCGACAAGTTCGATGTTTTCTCGTTGGTGGAAAAAGACGATAAAACGATGACCTTGAAAGGCAAGTTTGGCGATATTTACCACTTTAACAAGAAATAG
- a CDS encoding DMT family transporter — protein MGWLLLFCAGMSEIIFALSLKYNEGFSKLWPSVVTCISGAGSFGLLMWSLKTLPLGTAYAVWTGMGAVGVAIIGIFLFKESADWIRLASIMMIVIGIAGLKLTHVD, from the coding sequence ATGGGGTGGCTGTTGTTGTTTTGTGCGGGTATGTCTGAAATCATCTTCGCGTTGAGCCTGAAATATAACGAAGGTTTCAGTAAGTTATGGCCCAGCGTGGTGACTTGCATATCCGGTGCAGGCAGCTTCGGTTTATTGATGTGGTCATTGAAGACGCTGCCATTGGGTACTGCTTACGCCGTATGGACCGGCATGGGGGCGGTCGGTGTCGCCATTATTGGCATCTTTCTGTTCAAAGAATCGGCAGACTGGATTCGTCTAGCCTCGATCATGATGATCGTCATCGGCATTGCCGGTCTTAAACTGACGCATGTCGACTAA
- the mfd gene encoding transcription-repair coupling factor: MQPPSLTTPTIPQTADAPIYWTGFSGCGDSLLLATAITQEKRLVVIVTPDTQTALRLEHELAFFLDNAYPILQFPDWETLPYDVFSPLPEIISERLRTLALLPETQRGALIVPVSTLMHRLAPREHVLAHSFAIEVGGTLNLELTRIKLEAVGYQCVSQVYQHGEFAVRGSILDLFPMGSKQPYRIELFDDDVESIRSFDPDTQMSQDKMQKVELFPAREFPFTDDAIKRFRQAFREQFPDASPKNNLYLDVSKQIAPAGIEYYLPLFVERTESLFAYLPKTALFVLPARFADSASRFYNEADERYQQRKYDVDRPLLPPERLFLSAAELVGHAESFCRIVLDNQAEQGELFHCKALPDLAIDNRLKEPAQRLRQFIEGFDGKILFVAETAGHREGLIDKLKSVKLTAKQVQNWPEFLKSEHSPCIVVAPMDHGLWLEEAKLAIITESQLSGEKVQQRRRRAKSAARALENIFNNLDELTIGSPVVHQEHGVGRYLGLQTLTVGGIEAEFLMLEYAGGDKIYVPVSSLHLIGRYSGVSAENAPLHKLGSEQWSKAKQKAMERARDVAAELLDIHAKRAARQGFAFNVDNSDYEAFAAAFPFEETPDQLSAIEAILQDMAAPQPMDRVVCGDVGFGKTEVAMRAAFVAVQSGKQVAVLVPTTLLAQQHYQNFRDRFADWPVRVEVMSRFVTTKQQKTIADELAEGKVDIIIGTHKLLSKDMQYQALGLVIIDEEHRFGVTQKEHFKKLRYELDLLTLTATPIPRTLNMAMSGLRDISIIATPPPNRHAIKTFVTEWIDSQVQEACQREIKRGGQVFFLHNDVKTMDKMARELGELVPEARIQVAHGQMAERELEQIMLDFYHQRFNLLIATTIIESGIDIPSANTIVINRADKLGLAQLHQLRGRVGRSHHRAYAYCIVPPKSLMTKDAIKRLEAFETSGELGAGFMLSSHDMEIRGAGELLGDEQSGQIQEIGFTLYTELLERAVKALKSGKQPELDAPLETGPEVDLQVAALIPEDYLPDIHARLVLYKRIASAETEEDLRKLKIEMIDRFGLLPDQVKALFAITELKQQAVHLGIKKIEATNTGGRIVFAATPNIDTGELIMMIQSQSQAYKLDGADKLRFSYTFKDMEDKVAFLQKLLERLEPKK; this comes from the coding sequence ATGCAACCACCATCGCTCACTACCCCCACCATTCCTCAAACGGCCGACGCCCCTATTTATTGGACCGGCTTTTCAGGTTGCGGCGATTCCTTGCTACTGGCCACGGCAATTACCCAAGAAAAACGGCTGGTCGTCATTGTCACGCCCGACACCCAAACCGCGCTGCGTCTGGAACATGAATTAGCCTTCTTTCTGGATAATGCCTACCCCATACTGCAATTTCCGGACTGGGAAACCCTGCCCTACGACGTATTCTCGCCGCTGCCGGAAATCATCTCCGAGCGCTTGCGCACGCTGGCTTTGTTGCCGGAAACCCAACGCGGCGCGCTGATCGTACCGGTCTCGACGCTGATGCATCGGCTAGCGCCGCGCGAACATGTTCTGGCCCACAGTTTTGCGATCGAAGTGGGTGGCACGCTGAACCTGGAATTAACCCGGATCAAGCTGGAAGCGGTCGGCTACCAATGCGTGTCCCAGGTCTATCAACATGGCGAATTTGCGGTGCGCGGATCGATCCTGGACCTGTTCCCGATGGGCTCCAAACAACCTTACCGGATCGAATTGTTCGATGACGACGTGGAATCGATCAGAAGCTTCGACCCCGACACGCAGATGTCACAGGACAAGATGCAAAAAGTCGAGCTGTTTCCGGCCCGCGAATTTCCGTTTACCGACGACGCCATCAAACGCTTCCGTCAAGCTTTCCGCGAACAATTTCCGGACGCCTCGCCCAAGAACAATCTATACCTGGACGTTTCCAAACAAATCGCTCCCGCCGGCATCGAGTATTATCTGCCGCTATTCGTCGAGCGCACCGAATCGCTATTTGCCTACCTACCCAAAACCGCGCTGTTCGTGCTGCCAGCCCGATTTGCAGATAGCGCCAGCCGTTTTTATAACGAGGCCGACGAGCGTTATCAACAGCGCAAATACGATGTCGACAGACCGTTGCTACCGCCGGAACGCTTGTTTTTGTCGGCCGCGGAACTGGTTGGGCATGCGGAAAGCTTTTGCCGCATCGTGCTGGACAATCAGGCTGAACAAGGTGAGTTATTCCACTGCAAAGCCCTGCCCGATCTCGCCATCGACAACCGTTTGAAAGAACCGGCCCAGCGCCTGCGCCAGTTCATAGAAGGCTTTGACGGCAAAATCCTGTTCGTCGCCGAAACCGCAGGCCATCGTGAAGGTCTGATCGACAAACTGAAAAGCGTCAAGCTGACCGCCAAGCAAGTCCAGAACTGGCCTGAATTTTTAAAATCCGAACATTCGCCGTGCATCGTCGTCGCGCCGATGGATCACGGCTTATGGCTCGAAGAGGCAAAGCTGGCCATCATCACCGAAAGCCAGCTCAGCGGTGAGAAAGTCCAACAGCGCCGACGCCGGGCCAAGTCCGCCGCCCGCGCACTGGAAAACATCTTCAATAACCTCGACGAACTGACCATCGGTTCGCCGGTGGTGCATCAGGAACACGGCGTTGGTCGCTATCTGGGCCTACAGACCTTGACGGTCGGCGGCATCGAAGCCGAGTTCTTGATGCTGGAATACGCTGGCGGTGACAAGATTTACGTGCCGGTTTCATCATTACATCTGATCGGCCGCTACAGCGGCGTCAGCGCCGAAAACGCGCCGCTGCACAAACTCGGCAGCGAACAATGGAGCAAGGCCAAACAAAAGGCCATGGAACGAGCGCGCGACGTGGCCGCCGAATTGCTGGACATCCACGCCAAACGGGCCGCCCGTCAAGGTTTTGCCTTCAATGTCGACAACAGCGATTACGAAGCCTTCGCCGCCGCCTTCCCGTTCGAAGAAACCCCAGACCAACTCAGCGCTATCGAAGCCATCCTGCAGGACATGGCCGCGCCGCAACCCATGGATCGCGTGGTATGCGGCGACGTCGGCTTCGGCAAGACCGAAGTGGCGATGCGCGCTGCATTTGTTGCAGTGCAAAGCGGCAAACAGGTCGCGGTACTGGTGCCGACTACCTTGCTGGCCCAACAGCATTACCAAAATTTCCGCGACCGTTTCGCCGACTGGCCAGTCCGGGTCGAGGTGATGTCGCGTTTCGTCACGACCAAGCAGCAAAAAACCATTGCCGACGAACTGGCCGAAGGCAAGGTCGATATCATCATCGGCACTCACAAACTGCTGTCCAAGGACATGCAATATCAGGCTTTGGGCCTGGTGATCATCGACGAGGAACACCGTTTCGGCGTCACCCAAAAAGAGCATTTCAAGAAGCTGCGCTACGAACTGGACCTCTTGACACTGACCGCGACGCCGATTCCGCGCACGCTGAACATGGCGATGTCGGGTCTGCGCGACATTTCGATCATCGCCACGCCGCCGCCGAACCGCCACGCGATCAAGACCTTCGTCACCGAATGGATAGACTCGCAGGTTCAAGAGGCCTGCCAGCGCGAGATCAAACGCGGCGGTCAGGTGTTTTTCCTGCACAACGACGTCAAGACTATGGACAAGATGGCACGCGAACTCGGCGAGTTGGTGCCTGAGGCGCGCATCCAGGTCGCCCACGGCCAGATGGCCGAGCGTGAACTGGAGCAGATCATGCTGGATTTTTATCACCAGCGTTTCAATTTGCTGATCGCCACCACCATCATCGAGAGCGGCATCGACATCCCCAGCGCCAACACCATCGTCATCAACCGCGCCGACAAACTGGGCCTGGCCCAGTTGCATCAGCTGCGTGGCCGGGTCGGCCGTTCCCACCACCGGGCTTATGCCTATTGCATCGTGCCGCCCAAGTCGCTGATGACCAAGGACGCCATCAAGCGCCTGGAAGCCTTCGAAACCTCCGGCGAACTGGGTGCCGGCTTCATGCTGTCCTCCCATGACATGGAAATTCGCGGGGCTGGTGAACTGTTGGGCGATGAACAAAGTGGCCAGATTCAGGAAATCGGTTTTACCTTGTACACCGAACTTTTGGAACGCGCGGTCAAAGCTTTGAAATCCGGCAAACAACCAGAACTGGACGCACCTTTGGAAACCGGGCCGGAGGTAGATTTGCAGGTCGCCGCGCTAATCCCTGAAGATTACCTACCCGACATCCACGCCCGACTGGTGCTATACAAGCGCATCGCCAGCGCCGAAACCGAAGAAGACTTGCGTAAGCTGAAAATCGAGATGATAGACCGTTTTGGCTTGCTGCCGGATCAGGTCAAAGCCCTGTTCGCGATCACCGAACTCAAGCAACAGGCCGTGCATCTGGGCATCAAGAAAATCGAGGCCACCAATACGGGAGGCCGTATCGTCTTTGCCGCCACTCCCAATATCGATACCGGCGAATTGATCATGATGATACAAAGCCAGTCGCAAGCGTATAAATTGGACGGCGCGGACAAATTGCGCTTTAGCTACACCTTCAAGGACATGGAAGACAAGGTGGCGTTTTTGCAGAAGCTGCTGGAGAGGTTGGAGCCTAAAAAGTAA
- a CDS encoding TusE/DsrC/DsvC family sulfur relay protein — MVLIVGDLSLETSDDGFLRDATLWNQQVAEALASREGIDISPAHWEILLFIRDYYFQFQHLPNARMFAAAIRKKLGEEKANSRYLQKLFPAGPLKYACKLAGLPKPPTCL, encoded by the coding sequence GTGGTGTTGATCGTCGGTGACTTGAGTCTGGAAACCAGCGACGATGGTTTTTTGCGTGACGCCACGCTTTGGAATCAACAGGTCGCTGAGGCGTTGGCTAGCCGCGAGGGCATTGATATCAGCCCGGCGCACTGGGAAATTCTGTTGTTTATTCGGGACTATTATTTTCAGTTCCAGCATTTACCGAATGCGCGCATGTTTGCCGCCGCCATCCGTAAAAAATTGGGCGAGGAAAAAGCCAATAGCCGTTATCTGCAAAAGCTGTTCCCGGCCGGCCCGTTGAAATATGCCTGTAAGCTAGCCGGTCTACCCAAGCCACCTACCTGCTTGTAA
- a CDS encoding DsrH/TusB family sulfur relay protein → MLHIVSESSLSQAVVDRIDAGDDVILLAGTVWAAFIGHQDNPKLLDLLSRACRIHVLQDSLAMNGIENQQLLSNIETIDYAGFVELTVKNPVSHTWC, encoded by the coding sequence ATGCTGCATATCGTTAGCGAATCTTCGTTGTCGCAAGCGGTGGTTGATCGCATCGACGCCGGCGATGATGTTATTTTATTGGCTGGTACGGTCTGGGCCGCGTTCATCGGGCATCAGGACAATCCCAAATTACTTGATTTGCTGTCCCGTGCTTGCCGGATCCATGTGTTACAGGATTCATTGGCGATGAATGGCATCGAAAATCAGCAGTTGTTGTCGAATATAGAAACGATTGACTACGCTGGATTCGTCGAGTTGACTGTCAAAAATCCGGTAAGTCATACGTGGTGTTGA
- a CDS encoding flagellar brake protein gives MSSDSDYLVRNPKIVLEHFKELIDKKCLITAYFGEMNASFITTIVALDKENQIISLDCGPTEALDKQLLNSAKILFRTELGGIKVSFGGKGIKKTKLDNESVLSMPIPNTIFWMQRRKYYRVKIPLSHTGSYCRLTLHIDDKLEIATFQLNDLSINGFSFFNPESRWSQYLKPESEFVDSTLHLHTGSHAAINFTVKNQIKVQNSAHGEQDRIGCSIHSVSPIFESSIQRYMQDIELQQKNIGQTD, from the coding sequence ATGTCATCAGATTCCGATTACCTCGTCAGAAACCCGAAAATCGTACTCGAGCACTTTAAGGAACTGATCGACAAAAAATGTTTGATCACGGCCTATTTCGGCGAGATGAATGCGTCGTTTATAACGACGATCGTCGCTTTGGACAAGGAAAACCAGATCATCAGCCTGGATTGCGGGCCTACCGAAGCATTGGACAAACAGCTTTTGAACTCCGCGAAAATTCTATTTCGAACGGAATTGGGTGGCATCAAAGTCTCATTCGGCGGCAAGGGTATAAAAAAAACCAAACTGGATAACGAGTCCGTCTTGTCGATGCCCATACCCAACACCATTTTTTGGATGCAACGCCGCAAGTATTATCGGGTCAAAATCCCGTTATCCCATACCGGTAGCTATTGCCGGTTGACCCTTCACATTGATGACAAACTGGAAATCGCAACTTTTCAGCTGAACGATCTCAGCATCAATGGTTTCTCATTTTTTAATCCGGAATCCAGGTGGAGCCAATATTTAAAGCCAGAATCCGAATTTGTCGACAGCACATTGCACTTGCATACAGGTAGCCATGCCGCCATTAACTTCACGGTTAAGAATCAAATCAAGGTCCAAAACAGTGCACATGGCGAGCAGGATAGAATAGGCTGCTCAATTCATTCGGTGAGTCCCATATTTGAATCCAGTATTCAGCGCTATATGCAAGACATCGAACTGCAACAAAAAAATATTGGCCAAACAGACTAG
- the rimO gene encoding 30S ribosomal protein S12 methylthiotransferase RimO, producing the protein MSNPRVGFISLGCPKALVDSEQILTRLRSEGYHVSPNYKDSDLVIVNTCGFIDAAVEESLDSIGEALTENGKVIVTGCLGARQDEILARHPQVLKITGAHATDEVVEAVHEYLPPVHNPFLDLVPPQGIKLTPKHYAYLKISEGCNHRCTFCIIPSMRGDLVSRPIDDVMLEAERLADAGVKELLIVSQDTSAYGLDLKYESRHWRGQAYQTRFKDLAVALGELGIWVRMHYVYPYPHVDDVVPLMAEGKILPYLDIPFQHANARILKLMKRPAAAENNLERIRAWRNICPDLTIRSTFIVGFPGETDQEFEELLQFLTEAQMDRVGCFAYSPVKGAAANDLPDAVPEEVKQERLARFMEHQAGISAERLQRRVGRIETVLIDEVVEEGAVARSKSDAPEIDGQVFIDGATHLQVGDFVRVEIEEADEYDLWGRLV; encoded by the coding sequence ATGTCTAATCCCCGCGTTGGTTTTATCAGTTTGGGCTGCCCTAAGGCGCTGGTCGATAGCGAGCAGATTTTGACGCGCTTACGCAGTGAAGGCTATCACGTGTCGCCGAATTACAAGGATTCGGATTTGGTCATCGTCAACACGTGCGGTTTCATCGATGCGGCGGTGGAAGAGTCTTTGGATAGCATAGGCGAGGCGTTGACGGAAAACGGCAAGGTGATCGTCACTGGATGTTTGGGCGCGCGGCAGGATGAAATTCTGGCGCGGCATCCGCAGGTCCTGAAAATTACCGGCGCGCACGCCACCGACGAAGTCGTCGAGGCAGTGCATGAATATTTGCCGCCGGTACACAATCCTTTTCTGGATCTAGTGCCGCCACAGGGCATCAAACTGACGCCCAAGCATTACGCTTATTTGAAAATTTCCGAAGGTTGCAATCATCGTTGTACCTTTTGCATCATCCCGTCGATGCGCGGCGATCTCGTCAGTCGGCCGATAGACGATGTGATGCTGGAAGCCGAGAGGCTGGCCGATGCCGGCGTAAAAGAACTGCTGATCGTGTCGCAGGATACCTCGGCCTATGGCCTGGACTTGAAATATGAAAGTCGGCATTGGCGTGGTCAGGCGTATCAAACCCGCTTCAAGGATTTGGCCGTGGCGCTGGGGGAGCTGGGTATCTGGGTACGCATGCATTACGTCTATCCCTATCCGCATGTCGATGACGTAGTGCCGCTGATGGCGGAAGGCAAAATCCTGCCATATCTGGATATTCCGTTCCAGCATGCTAATGCTCGCATCCTGAAACTGATGAAGCGTCCGGCCGCGGCCGAGAACAATCTGGAACGCATTCGCGCTTGGCGCAACATATGCCCGGACTTGACGATACGCAGTACCTTCATCGTCGGTTTTCCCGGCGAAACCGACCAAGAGTTCGAGGAGTTGCTGCAGTTTTTGACCGAAGCGCAAATGGATAGAGTGGGCTGTTTTGCTTATTCGCCTGTCAAGGGTGCGGCCGCCAACGACTTGCCGGATGCGGTGCCTGAAGAAGTCAAACAGGAGCGATTAGCGCGCTTTATGGAGCATCAGGCCGGTATTAGTGCCGAACGTTTGCAGCGTAGGGTAGGGCGTATCGAAACCGTACTGATCGACGAAGTGGTCGAAGAAGGCGCGGTGGCGCGCAGCAAAAGCGATGCACCGGAAATCGACGGTCAGGTGTTCATCGACGGCGCGACCCATTTGCAGGTAGGCGATTTCGTCCGGGTCGAGATCGAAGAGGCCGATGAATACGATTTGTGGGGACGCTTGGTATAG